The segment CCGGTAGCAATCGAGCAGGAGATAGGCGAGCCCCGTGTCGGGCAGGTTCTTCCAGTCAAGAAAGCGCCCGGCGATAGTCGCTGCGGCCCACTTCAGCTCAGGCGAATTGTAAGCACGCGCAGCCGCCTCAAAGAACACCAGGAATCTGCTCCAGTTCGACCGCCAGTGGGAATCGCCAAAGTCGGGAATCATCCCATCCGGGCTCATCAGGTGGAGGAAATACTGGGCATAGTAATACATTTCAGGCAATTGAAACAGCTCGTCCAGCGCGTTCTTCGCGTCGGCATAGCTCAACAATGAATAGAGCCAGACGGCATTGTAAAGGCTGGCGTCTTCTATCTCCCAGTTCCCCCAGTTGTCGGCACGAAGAGCCTCTTCCAAGACCTTCCAGTATTGCACCTTCGGGTGATTGGGCACCGCACGAATGGCCCATGCCAGCGTTTCGCCACGGAGGATCCCGCGGTTCATCGCCCCCCACTCTTGCGTGCGGAAGAGGTACTCGATGCTCTCGCCAATCAGGGCTTCGATTTTGTCCTGCTCCGCTCGAGTCAAGTAGCCCTTGCGCTTCAAAGAGTCGTAGGCACGCACGTACCGCATGGTGGTGAAAAAGTCGGGGAGCGCGGGCACGCCGTCTTCATAGTCGGTGCGCTTGCGTGCTGCCGAGTCGGGATAGAACGCCCGATAGTCGCCGTAGGTGAGCAAGACCTTCTTGGCGCGCTCGGCATAGGCTTTTCGCCCGGTGGCCTCGTAGAGATAGCCGTAGATGGCAGCCATTTCCAGAAAGCGCGGAGGCGGGCGGTAGCCAAACACGTTGTCAGGATCGATGGTCTTCTTCCAGTATGCTTCCAACGAATCATAGTCCTGCCAGGTCCAATCGGCGGATGCCCTGGCGAAGTCAAGGTAGCGTTGCATTGGCACCGCCTCCTGCGCCTGCGCAGCCGTCCCGACCACCAAGAGAACAAGAAACACGACAAGCAGCCTTACCGTACGCATCATGGCCTCCTATCCCTCTTTGCCCGCCTCGCGCGGCGCAACTCGATTGCACGCAGCGATGAAATCGGCAGCGCTGTGCACGTAGCCGAACATGAGGCTCGTGCGCCACAGAGCCTCCTGCTTGTGCAGTTCATCCTGCACGCTCTCTTTGTTCTCCACCGCCGTTACTGCCTCCTTGATGCAAGAACAGCGGTAGCCCAGGCGTGACATATCCACCATCCCGCCTGGCGAAAACCACAGGCACCAGTCTATGGCAAAGCCCACGTAGATGAGCTGCCATATGCCAAGCTCGCGCAGAACCGCGTTCAGTTGGTGCGTAGTCAATGCGACATACTCATCATCATGAGGTTTCGCCACCTCCGGGAAGTCCAGGCGTTCACCATACCACTTCGCCGCCTCTGGGAAACGCGGGCCGAACAGGAGCCTGCTCTTGTCCGAATCCGGGTACGGTTCTTCCTGCGGCCCTCTGGCGGTAGGTAAGCCCGTTGGCTCCGGGCCGGCCAGCGCCACTGTCCGGTGGTAGCCTGGATACCTGCGTGCGTAGCTTTCGTCCGAGGCTACGTGGATTACGCGCACGCCTGCTGCGCGCGCAGCCGCGAGCAGGGGCGGAATCACCTCGCGGGTGATGGGAACGGAACGGGCGGCCCACTCGAGCATTTCCATGACTGGCCCAGCTGGGCCCTGCGGCGCGAAGGGGAGCTCTGGGTCAAAACCCACGTTCCAGATGTGCATGGCGACCAGCGCAGTCTCGGCCACGGGCACAACGATTGGGACAGTTTCGCCCCAACCAAGGAACCCCCGCGCACCGAGCTTTCCCTGCGAAAAGTCAACCGGGTAGTGGCGGTAGTACTCCCCCTTCAACTCCAAGAGCGGTCCGGAAGGCCGTCGGGTAGTCCTCGACTTCGTCCCTGAC is part of the Calditrichota bacterium genome and harbors:
- a CDS encoding isochorismatase family protein; this translates as MELKGEYYRHYPVDFSQGKLGARGFLGWGETVPIVVPVAETALVAMHIWNVGFDPELPFAPQGPAGPVMEMLEWAARSVPITREVIPPLLAAARAAGVRVIHVASDESYARRYPGYHRTVALAGPEPTGLPTARGPQEEPYPDSDKSRLLFGPRFPEAAKWYGERLDFPEVAKPHDDEYVALTTHQLNAVLRELGIWQLIYVGFAIDWCLWFSPGGMVDMSRLGYRCSCIKEAVTAVENKESVQDELHKQEALWRTSLMFGYVHSAADFIAACNRVAPREAGKEG